The Leucobacter viscericola genome includes a window with the following:
- a CDS encoding DUF981 domain-containing protein — translation MLHLEAGGLVIDWTQMTTYNTIMALAAGAGLITLVYFGRALATQKDIHLESWSLAFAAPGLILFITGMHMTLTWPFAKYFPFDNIIFGEPSFGFGVILLIAAFYLWKRSRTITESGDPAAYLAKVSRPLSLLVFGLGLCLIAIAFAGIIFQLFAAPPEEPISGAFAEYPMIEATFMSGLFALVGVGALLFPFASRGFKTGAAFTKTQWVMAIVWGLSGLGFFLFGALNFFTHIGLIVNTMG, via the coding sequence ATGTTGCATCTTGAAGCGGGCGGTCTGGTCATCGACTGGACCCAAATGACGACTTACAACACCATCATGGCGCTGGCCGCGGGTGCCGGCCTCATTACGCTGGTCTACTTTGGGCGTGCGCTCGCCACCCAAAAAGACATTCACCTTGAGTCGTGGTCGCTGGCCTTTGCCGCCCCCGGTCTCATCCTGTTCATTACTGGCATGCACATGACACTCACGTGGCCATTCGCAAAGTACTTTCCGTTCGACAACATCATTTTTGGCGAGCCCAGTTTCGGGTTTGGTGTGATCCTTCTCATTGCGGCCTTCTATCTCTGGAAGCGGAGTCGCACGATCACGGAGAGCGGAGATCCTGCCGCCTATCTCGCCAAGGTCAGCCGCCCCCTCTCGCTGCTCGTGTTCGGCCTGGGTCTGTGCCTCATTGCCATCGCGTTTGCGGGCATTATTTTCCAGCTCTTCGCCGCGCCGCCCGAGGAGCCGATTTCCGGCGCCTTCGCTGAGTACCCAATGATTGAGGCCACATTCATGTCGGGGCTGTTTGCGCTTGTAGGCGTGGGCGCGCTGCTATTTCCGTTTGCCAGTCGGGGATTTAAGACCGGGGCAGCGTTCACAAAGACGCAGTGGGTGATGGCGATCGTGTGGGGACTTTCCGGCCTCGGGTTCTTCCTCTTCGGTGCACTGAACTTCTTCACCCACATCGGACTCATCGTCAACACGATGGGCTAG
- the rpsF gene encoding 30S ribosomal protein S6 produces MHPYELMVILDPGIDERTVAPSIEKFLGVITKAGGEIKSTDIWGKRRLAYEINKQTEGIYVVVNFDASHEATVELDRQLGLSEAVLRTKVLRADELIAQRAAQSKRDQAKAARAAAKQSA; encoded by the coding sequence ATGCATCCGTATGAACTCATGGTGATCCTCGATCCCGGTATCGACGAGCGCACCGTCGCTCCCAGCATCGAGAAGTTTCTCGGTGTTATCACCAAAGCTGGTGGCGAAATCAAGAGCACCGATATCTGGGGCAAGCGCCGTCTTGCTTACGAGATCAACAAGCAGACCGAAGGCATCTACGTTGTAGTGAACTTCGACGCTTCGCACGAAGCAACGGTTGAGCTCGATCGTCAGCTGGGCCTGTCTGAAGCAGTGCTGCGCACCAAGGTGCTCCGCGCTGACGAGCTGATCGCACAGCGTGCAGCTCAGTCCAAGCGTGACCAGGCCAAGGCAGCTCGCGCTGCTGCGAAGCAGAGCGCTTAG
- the ssb gene encoding single-stranded DNA-binding protein, with translation MAGEPLITVVGNLVADPEPRVSQAGKSWVTFRIASTPRVRDRQSGDWSDGEALWLGCRAYGEYADNIAASLTKGTRVIVQGRLTQRSYTDNQGQQRTSLDLEVEEIGPSLRFATTQVTRGQSRGQVGGFGGAGGAQPAGQSSWGQPAAPAAAPQDSPWANSGQGDAGGNFGGGFDDEQPF, from the coding sequence ATGGCCGGCGAGCCGCTGATCACTGTTGTCGGTAACCTTGTTGCCGACCCCGAGCCTCGCGTGTCGCAGGCCGGTAAGTCGTGGGTGACGTTCCGTATCGCCTCGACTCCGCGCGTGCGTGATCGCCAGTCCGGTGACTGGTCGGATGGCGAGGCGTTGTGGCTGGGTTGCCGCGCATACGGTGAGTATGCCGACAACATTGCCGCGTCGCTCACCAAGGGCACTCGCGTCATCGTGCAGGGTCGTCTCACCCAGCGCAGCTACACCGATAACCAGGGGCAGCAGCGCACCTCTCTCGACCTTGAGGTCGAAGAGATTGGGCCGTCGCTCCGCTTCGCCACAACACAGGTCACTCGTGGCCAGTCGCGTGGTCAGGTTGGTGGCTTCGGTGGGGCCGGTGGCGCACAGCCTGCCGGTCAGAGCAGCTGGGGTCAGCCCGCAGCTCCCGCCGCAGCTCCGCAGGATAGCCCGTGGGCCAACTCAGGCCAGGGCGATGCCGGCGGCAACTTCGGTGGCGGCTTCGACGACGAGCAACCCTTCTAA
- the rpsR gene encoding 30S ribosomal protein S18 — protein sequence MAGKSSGAARKPGRGKNAKVVAPAKKQTVGVIDYKDVATLRKFISERGKIRARRITGVSVQEQRLIAKAVKNAREMALLPYAGSGR from the coding sequence ATGGCAGGCAAGTCCAGCGGCGCAGCCCGCAAGCCGGGCCGCGGCAAGAACGCAAAGGTTGTCGCACCCGCTAAGAAGCAGACCGTCGGCGTCATCGATTACAAAGATGTCGCAACTCTGCGCAAGTTCATCTCTGAGCGTGGAAAGATCCGCGCCCGCCGTATCACCGGTGTGTCCGTCCAGGAGCAGCGTCTGATCGCGAAGGCCGTTAAGAACGCCCGCGAGATGGCACTCCTCCCCTACGCCGGCTCTGGCCGCTGA
- the rplI gene encoding 50S ribosomal protein L9, whose translation MAKVILTHEVQGLGSAGDVVDVKTGYARNYLVPQGFGIHWTRGGEAQVAQLRAARDARALASVEDAQALKAKLQENKIRMQVKTGTGGRLFGSVKPAAVAAAVSAAGLGEIDKRKVTLPTIKTTGEYKATLHLHDGVDAVVTLQVISQR comes from the coding sequence ATGGCTAAGGTAATTCTTACTCACGAGGTCCAGGGCCTCGGATCCGCCGGCGACGTTGTTGACGTCAAGACCGGTTACGCACGCAACTACCTCGTGCCCCAGGGCTTCGGTATTCACTGGACCCGCGGTGGCGAGGCTCAGGTAGCACAGCTCCGTGCTGCACGCGATGCTCGCGCGCTCGCTTCGGTCGAGGACGCTCAGGCGCTCAAGGCAAAGCTGCAGGAGAACAAGATCCGCATGCAGGTGAAGACCGGCACTGGTGGACGTCTCTTCGGTTCGGTGAAGCCCGCTGCTGTTGCTGCGGCTGTTTCCGCTGCCGGTCTCGGTGAGATCGACAAGCGCAAGGTCACCCTCCCGACGATCAAGACGACCGGCGAGTACAAGGCAACCCTGCACCTGCACGACGGTGTTGACGCGGTTGTAACGCTTCAGGTTATTTCGCAGCGCTAG